One genomic region from Cellulomonas fengjieae encodes:
- a CDS encoding general stress protein — protein MSLSGNTRTPSTPTPPQGEVVASYATYLEAQKAVDHLADSAFAVQLVTIVGTDLKMVERVTGRLSYPRVALGGFLSGAWFGLFVGLLLSLFSAPGTQSPLVPAIFIGGAFGLLFAVLTYSFSRGKRDFTSTSQIVASSYAVLCRQEQAHKARELLREIGGVQSGWPARPAAPVTTTNPSDPSGTYPQAPSSQPWGSPSVPPVGPPAPPAPPSGPPADQPGNAAPPSGPPTGP, from the coding sequence ATGTCGCTCTCCGGAAACACCCGCACGCCGAGCACCCCGACGCCTCCTCAGGGAGAGGTCGTAGCGTCCTACGCCACCTATCTCGAGGCGCAGAAGGCGGTCGACCACCTGGCGGACAGCGCGTTCGCGGTGCAGCTGGTGACGATCGTGGGCACCGACCTGAAGATGGTCGAGCGCGTGACCGGCCGGCTGTCCTACCCGCGGGTGGCGCTGGGCGGGTTCCTGTCGGGCGCCTGGTTCGGCCTCTTCGTCGGCCTGCTCCTGAGCCTGTTCAGCGCGCCCGGGACGCAGAGCCCGCTCGTGCCCGCGATCTTCATCGGTGGCGCGTTCGGCCTGCTGTTCGCCGTCCTGACGTACTCGTTCTCACGGGGGAAGCGCGACTTCACGTCGACGAGCCAGATCGTCGCCTCGTCCTACGCGGTCCTGTGCCGCCAGGAGCAGGCGCACAAGGCCCGCGAGCTGCTGCGCGAGATCGGTGGGGTCCAGTCCGGCTGGCCGGCCCGTCCGGCCGCACCCGTCACGACGACGAACCCGTCGGACCCGTCGGGCACGTACCCGCAGGCTCCCAGCTCCCAGCCGTGGGGCTCTCCGTCGGTGCCGCCCGTCGGGCCGCCCGCACCACCCGCTCCGCCGAGCGGACCGCCCGCCGACCAGCCCGGGAACGCCGCGCCGCCGAGCGGGCCGCCGACCGGGCCCTGA
- a CDS encoding magnesium transporter MgtE N-terminal domain-containing protein: MSSVGTRVFVARLAGTNVFDPLGDQVGRVRDVVVLVRPKGAPRAVGLVVEVAARRRVFLPLTRVTAVDSGQVISTGLVNMRRFEQRTFETLVVGELLDRTVEFVDGSGPATIEDVAIELQRNGDWVVSKLFVRRQTPGRSSILRRRGETLLVSVDEVTGLGQATAAQGAELLLAQWEDLKPADLADVLHDLGLTRRLEVARALDNERLADVLEELPEDDQVGILQALALTRAADVLEAMQPDDAADLLGELPKEQAAELLELMEPEEAKGVRRLLAYADNTAGGLMTTEPVILGPETPIAAALAHVRRQDLTPALASMVFVARPPLETPTGRFIGVVHLQRLLREPPHEAIGSIVDTDIESIQVDAPLLSVTRNLATYNLLALPVVDSERRLLGVVSVDDVLDHLLPEDWRETDDEGNFSDADELGIHRPGVARG; this comes from the coding sequence GTGAGCAGCGTCGGTACCAGGGTGTTCGTCGCGCGCCTTGCCGGGACCAACGTGTTCGACCCCCTCGGTGACCAGGTGGGACGGGTGCGCGACGTCGTCGTGCTGGTGCGTCCCAAGGGCGCGCCCCGAGCGGTCGGGCTGGTCGTCGAGGTGGCCGCCCGGCGCCGGGTCTTCCTGCCGCTCACCCGCGTGACCGCGGTCGACTCCGGTCAGGTCATCTCGACCGGTCTGGTGAACATGCGCCGCTTCGAGCAGCGCACGTTCGAGACGCTCGTCGTGGGCGAGCTGCTGGACCGGACCGTCGAGTTCGTCGACGGCTCGGGCCCCGCCACCATCGAGGACGTGGCCATCGAGCTGCAGCGCAACGGCGACTGGGTGGTGTCCAAGCTCTTCGTCCGGCGCCAGACCCCCGGCCGCTCGAGCATCCTGCGCCGCCGCGGCGAGACGCTGCTCGTGTCGGTCGACGAGGTCACCGGGCTCGGTCAGGCGACCGCCGCCCAGGGTGCGGAGCTCCTGCTCGCGCAGTGGGAGGACCTCAAGCCGGCGGACCTCGCCGACGTCCTGCACGACCTCGGCCTGACCCGTCGCCTCGAGGTGGCCCGGGCGCTGGACAACGAGCGCCTGGCCGACGTGCTCGAGGAGCTGCCCGAGGACGACCAGGTGGGCATCCTGCAGGCGCTCGCGCTCACCCGTGCTGCCGACGTGCTCGAGGCGATGCAGCCCGACGACGCCGCCGACCTGCTGGGCGAGCTGCCCAAGGAGCAGGCCGCGGAGCTGCTCGAGCTCATGGAGCCGGAGGAGGCCAAGGGCGTGCGCCGCCTGCTGGCCTACGCGGACAACACCGCAGGTGGTCTGATGACCACCGAGCCGGTGATCCTGGGCCCCGAGACCCCGATCGCCGCCGCGCTCGCGCACGTGCGTCGCCAGGACCTGACCCCGGCGCTGGCGTCGATGGTGTTCGTCGCCCGGCCGCCGCTGGAGACCCCCACGGGCCGGTTCATCGGCGTCGTGCACCTGCAGCGGCTGCTGCGCGAGCCCCCGCACGAGGCGATCGGCTCGATCGTGGACACCGACATCGAGTCCATCCAGGTCGACGCGCCGCTGCTGTCCGTGACCCGCAACCTGGCGACGTACAACCTGCTCGCACTGCCCGTCGTCGACTCGGAACGGCGCCTGCTCGGGGTGGTCTCGGTGGACGACGTCCTCGACCACCTGCTGCCCGAGGACTGGCGCGAGACCGACGACGAAGGGAACTTCTCCGACGCCGACGAGCTCGGCATCCACCGTCCGGGGGTGGCCCGTGGCTGA
- a CDS encoding DUF1003 domain-containing protein, which yields MADRLDTPLETRRRFIRRPQLDADASGKVSESIARFLGTPRFIIYLTLFCLVWIAWNVWAPPDVRFDKSANGFTALTLMLSLQASYAAPLILLAQNRQTDRDRVQAEQDRQRAERNLADTEFLAREMAALRIALSEVATRDFVRSELRNMLEDLTVEREAESDRGHEGSDRGRKAPRG from the coding sequence GTGGCTGACCGCCTCGACACGCCGCTGGAGACCCGCCGGCGGTTCATCCGCCGGCCGCAGCTCGACGCGGACGCGTCCGGCAAGGTCTCCGAGAGCATCGCGCGGTTCCTGGGCACGCCGCGGTTCATCATCTACCTGACGCTGTTCTGCCTGGTCTGGATCGCGTGGAACGTCTGGGCACCCCCGGACGTGCGGTTCGACAAGTCCGCCAACGGCTTCACCGCCCTGACGCTCATGCTCTCCCTGCAGGCCTCGTACGCCGCGCCGCTCATCCTGCTCGCGCAGAACCGGCAGACGGACCGCGACCGGGTGCAGGCGGAGCAGGACCGCCAGCGCGCGGAGCGCAACCTGGCGGACACGGAGTTCCTGGCCCGTGAGATGGCTGCGCTGCGCATCGCGCTGTCCGAGGTGGCCACCCGCGACTTCGTCCGCTCCGAGCTGCGCAACATGCTCGAGGACCTGACGGTGGAGCGCGAGGCCGAGTCCGACAGAGGTCACGAGGGGTCCGACCGAGGACGGAAGGCCCCCCGGGGCTAG
- a CDS encoding Mrp/NBP35 family ATP-binding protein, which yields MPEPTDPLLDALREALTHVLDPEIKRPITELGMVRSIEVAGTRATVGIDLTTPGCPLKDTLTRDVSAAAATVPGIADVSVVFGVMSAEQRTALRTLLRGTDSEPVIPFAQPGSLTKVFAIASGKGGVGKSSVTANLAVAMAADGLKVGVVDADIYGFSIPRMLGVTRQPTRVDDMLLPPEAFGVLVVSIGMFVPPGQPVVWRGPMLHRALQQFLADVFWGDLDVLLLDLPPGTGDIAISVAQLLPGSELVVVTTPQLAAAEVAERAGSVAVQTRQHVVGVVENMSWLEQPDGSRLELFGAGGGQTVADNLSRITGGEVPLLGQVPLDVRLREAGDAGTPVVLSAPESPAAQALVGVARSLTARRRGLAGRSLGLTPAGR from the coding sequence ATGCCGGAGCCCACCGACCCCCTGCTCGACGCCCTCCGCGAGGCGCTCACGCACGTCCTCGACCCCGAGATCAAACGCCCGATCACGGAGCTCGGCATGGTCCGGTCGATCGAGGTGGCAGGGACGCGCGCGACGGTCGGCATCGACCTGACGACGCCGGGCTGCCCCCTCAAGGACACGCTCACGCGCGACGTCAGCGCCGCGGCCGCGACGGTCCCGGGCATCGCCGACGTCTCCGTGGTGTTCGGCGTGATGTCGGCCGAGCAGCGCACCGCGCTGCGGACGCTGCTGCGGGGCACGGACAGCGAGCCGGTCATCCCGTTCGCGCAGCCCGGCTCGCTGACCAAGGTGTTCGCGATCGCGTCGGGCAAGGGCGGCGTGGGCAAGTCGTCGGTCACCGCCAACCTCGCGGTCGCGATGGCCGCCGACGGCCTGAAGGTGGGCGTGGTCGACGCCGACATCTACGGGTTCTCCATCCCGCGCATGCTCGGCGTCACGCGCCAGCCCACCCGGGTGGACGACATGCTGCTGCCGCCCGAGGCGTTCGGCGTGCTCGTGGTCTCGATCGGCATGTTCGTCCCGCCCGGCCAGCCCGTCGTGTGGCGGGGACCGATGCTGCACCGCGCGCTCCAGCAGTTCCTCGCGGACGTGTTCTGGGGCGACCTGGACGTGCTCCTGCTCGACCTGCCGCCCGGCACCGGGGACATCGCGATCTCCGTGGCGCAGCTGCTTCCCGGCTCGGAGCTGGTCGTGGTGACGACGCCGCAGCTGGCCGCCGCGGAGGTGGCCGAGCGCGCCGGCTCCGTGGCCGTGCAGACGCGCCAGCACGTGGTCGGCGTCGTGGAGAACATGTCCTGGCTCGAGCAGCCGGACGGGTCGCGGCTCGAGCTGTTCGGCGCCGGCGGCGGTCAGACCGTCGCCGACAACCTCTCCCGGATCACCGGTGGCGAGGTGCCGCTGCTCGGGCAGGTGCCGCTGGACGTGCGGCTGCGGGAGGCGGGTGACGCGGGAACCCCGGTGGTCCTGAGCGCGCCGGAGTCCCCCGCTGCGCAGGCCCTGGTCGGCGTGGCCCGGTCGCTGACCGCCCGCCGCCGCGGCCTGGCCGGCCGTTCCCTGGGCCTCACCCCGGCCGGCCGGTAG
- a CDS encoding DeoR/GlpR family DNA-binding transcription regulator, producing the protein MLASQRQERILAAVRAEGAARVADLVESLDVSDMTVRRDIAELARAGLVRRVHGGAVAPTVGGRPTDEPGFEAKRSLAGPQKAAIARAALATIQPGQAIALSAGTTTYLLAELLAGSGVEGLTIVTNGLRIADALQDVAGIEVILTGGVRTPSDALVGPVADATLANLRVDRTYLGVHGLDASGLTTPNLAEAATDRALMACAAATTVLADHTKWGLVGLARIAPLEDVDTLLTDDGLPPDARRHLTATTLVTVATDGATL; encoded by the coding sequence ATGCTTGCGTCGCAGCGTCAGGAGCGGATCCTCGCCGCCGTGCGCGCCGAGGGAGCCGCTCGCGTGGCCGACCTGGTGGAGAGCCTCGACGTCTCGGACATGACCGTCCGGCGCGACATCGCCGAGCTCGCTCGCGCCGGGCTGGTCCGGCGCGTGCACGGCGGCGCCGTCGCGCCCACCGTCGGGGGCCGACCCACCGACGAGCCGGGCTTCGAGGCCAAGCGCTCGCTCGCCGGTCCGCAGAAGGCCGCCATCGCCCGGGCCGCGCTGGCCACGATCCAGCCGGGTCAGGCGATCGCGCTGTCCGCGGGGACGACGACGTACCTGCTGGCGGAGCTGCTCGCGGGCTCCGGCGTCGAAGGGCTCACGATCGTCACGAACGGGCTGCGCATCGCCGACGCGCTCCAGGACGTGGCCGGCATCGAGGTGATCCTCACCGGCGGGGTGCGCACGCCGTCGGACGCGCTCGTCGGGCCCGTCGCCGACGCGACGCTGGCCAACCTGCGCGTCGACCGCACCTACCTCGGCGTGCACGGGCTCGATGCCAGCGGACTCACCACCCCCAACCTCGCGGAGGCCGCCACGGACCGCGCGCTCATGGCGTGCGCGGCCGCGACCACCGTCCTGGCCGACCACACCAAGTGGGGCCTCGTCGGCCTGGCCCGCATCGCCCCGCTGGAGGACGTCGACACCCTGCTCACCGACGACGGCCTGCCCCCCGACGCCCGACGACACCTGACCGCGACCACCCTGGTCACGGTCGCCACCGATGGAGCCACCCTGTGA
- the galT gene encoding galactose-1-phosphate uridylyltransferase, with the protein MNVRITPTTLADGRELIYFDDSEPYVSGGATRTLVDARPLPDRFAPVPGPDGVAQPVTGPELRRDPLTGEWIPMAAHRMNRTFLPPADANPLAPAKPGAVYQDGEIPAEDYDVVVFENRFPSLLAIPGVPDAPVQRDGEPLWTVRPAAGRCEVICFSSDSSASLSTVSPKRMRTIVEAWTQRTEALSALPGIEQVFVFENRGKEIGVTLHHPHGQIYAFPYITPKTTAMLAQARAHRERTGRLLGRDVLDAELAHGERIVLESEHWVAYVPFAARWPVEVHLAPRRDVPDLPALTDAERDDLSSVYLTLLQRLDRFFVGPDGEPIPLPYISGWHQAPTREGRDDSRLHLQLFSVLRAPGKLKYLAGVESGMGAWISDTTPERIATRLQELA; encoded by the coding sequence GTGAACGTCCGCATCACCCCGACCACGCTCGCGGATGGTCGCGAGCTCATCTACTTCGACGACTCCGAGCCGTACGTGTCCGGCGGCGCGACGCGCACGCTGGTCGATGCCCGCCCGCTGCCGGACAGGTTCGCGCCCGTGCCCGGCCCGGACGGCGTGGCGCAGCCGGTCACCGGCCCGGAGCTGCGGCGCGACCCGCTGACCGGCGAGTGGATCCCGATGGCTGCCCACCGGATGAACCGCACGTTCCTGCCCCCGGCGGACGCCAACCCCCTGGCGCCCGCCAAGCCCGGAGCGGTGTACCAGGACGGCGAGATCCCGGCCGAGGACTACGACGTCGTCGTGTTCGAGAACCGGTTCCCCTCCCTGCTGGCGATCCCCGGGGTCCCGGACGCGCCCGTGCAGCGCGACGGCGAGCCGCTGTGGACGGTGCGGCCGGCCGCGGGTCGGTGCGAGGTCATCTGCTTCTCGTCGGACTCCAGCGCGTCGCTGAGCACGGTCTCCCCGAAGCGGATGCGCACGATCGTGGAGGCGTGGACGCAGCGGACCGAGGCGCTCAGCGCCCTGCCCGGCATCGAGCAGGTCTTCGTGTTCGAGAACCGCGGCAAGGAGATCGGCGTCACGCTGCACCACCCCCACGGCCAGATCTACGCGTTCCCGTACATCACGCCGAAGACGACCGCGATGCTGGCGCAGGCGCGCGCCCACCGCGAGCGCACCGGACGCCTGCTGGGCCGAGACGTCCTGGACGCCGAGCTGGCGCACGGCGAGCGCATCGTCCTGGAGTCGGAGCACTGGGTGGCCTACGTGCCGTTCGCCGCGCGCTGGCCCGTCGAGGTGCACCTGGCGCCGCGCCGCGACGTGCCCGACCTGCCGGCGCTGACCGACGCGGAGCGCGACGACCTGTCGAGCGTGTACCTGACGCTGCTGCAGCGGCTGGACCGGTTCTTCGTCGGACCCGACGGCGAGCCCATCCCGCTGCCGTACATCTCCGGCTGGCACCAGGCCCCGACCCGCGAGGGCCGGGACGACTCGCGCCTGCACCTGCAGCTGTTCTCGGTGCTGCGCGCGCCGGGCAAGCTCAAGTACCTGGCGGGCGTCGAGTCCGGCATGGGCGCCTGGATCAGCGACACCACCCCCGAGCGCATCGCGACCCGACTGCAGGAGCTGGCATGA
- the galK gene encoding galactokinase, with protein sequence MSIDWLEDWAPTDGAERAASVFRTRFDTEPEGTWSAPGRVNLIGEHTDYNGGLCLPIALPHRTYAAVRRRDDDLVRLVSAQEPTGLRTLDLADVAPGAVDGWVGYVVGVAWALRQAGHAIGGFDVAIDSCVPYGAGLSSSAALEASVAVALDAVFGLGLEGSDEGRTTLAALCVRAENEIAGAPTGGMDQAAALRAREGDALLLDCLDGSVRHVPFDLAAHDLALLVVDTRAEHALVDGQYAARRAACEAAAATLGVETLREINSDPRGLEWALDKLDDEDQVRRVRHVVTEIDRVTWFVALLDAGEVSLIGTLMNQSHASLRDDYEVSCRELDLVVDTARAAGALGARMTGGGFGGSAIALVAADEVDRVAHAVADAFADAGLRAPGFLVATASAPAS encoded by the coding sequence ATGAGCATCGACTGGCTCGAGGACTGGGCACCCACCGACGGCGCGGAGCGCGCCGCGAGCGTGTTCCGGACCCGGTTCGACACCGAGCCCGAGGGCACCTGGTCGGCCCCGGGCCGCGTGAACCTCATCGGTGAGCACACGGACTACAACGGCGGCCTCTGCCTGCCGATCGCGCTCCCCCACCGCACCTACGCGGCGGTCCGCCGCCGCGACGACGACCTGGTGCGCCTGGTCTCCGCACAGGAGCCGACCGGGCTGCGCACCCTCGACCTCGCCGACGTCGCGCCCGGCGCGGTCGACGGCTGGGTGGGCTACGTGGTCGGTGTCGCCTGGGCGCTCCGGCAGGCCGGGCACGCCATCGGCGGGTTCGACGTCGCGATCGACTCGTGCGTGCCGTACGGCGCTGGCCTCTCGTCGTCGGCCGCGCTGGAGGCCTCGGTCGCGGTGGCGCTCGACGCGGTCTTCGGCCTGGGCCTCGAGGGGTCCGACGAGGGCCGCACGACGCTGGCCGCCCTCTGCGTGCGCGCCGAGAACGAGATCGCGGGGGCGCCCACCGGTGGCATGGACCAGGCCGCGGCCCTGCGCGCCCGCGAGGGGGACGCGCTCCTGCTCGACTGCCTCGACGGGTCGGTCCGGCACGTGCCGTTCGATCTCGCGGCGCACGACCTGGCCCTCCTCGTCGTCGACACCCGCGCCGAGCACGCTCTGGTGGACGGCCAGTACGCGGCGCGTCGGGCGGCGTGCGAGGCGGCTGCCGCCACCCTGGGCGTCGAGACGCTCCGGGAGATCAACAGCGACCCCCGCGGGCTGGAGTGGGCGCTCGACAAGCTCGACGACGAGGACCAGGTGCGACGGGTCCGGCACGTCGTGACGGAGATCGACCGGGTCACCTGGTTCGTCGCGTTGCTCGACGCGGGCGAGGTCAGCCTGATCGGGACGCTCATGAACCAGTCGCACGCCTCCCTGCGCGACGACTACGAGGTGTCCTGCCGCGAGCTCGACCTGGTGGTCGACACGGCGCGCGCGGCCGGTGCGCTCGGTGCGCGGATGACCGGTGGCGGGTTCGGCGGGTCGGCGATCGCGCTGGTCGCCGCGGACGAGGTGGACCGCGTGGCGCACGCCGTCGCGGACGCGTTCGCCGACGCCGGCCTGCGCGCCCCGGGCTTCCTGGTGGCGACGGCGTCGGCCCCCGCAAGCTGA
- a CDS encoding efflux RND transporter periplasmic adaptor subunit, translating to MGVTRRIIFPTIRLILWAIIAAALVKIAFAGADVSTVDTSLQPTGAVMEPTVEVATGTVTNAVSVQASVVADPAVVVRATLAGTVSKLLVGNGAAVAAGTPILTIRQETPQDPVVKTDPETGEVTTTERKPKVVVETVTAPIAGTLTLPTLKDQVVAVGDEIGKVAPGTLSVTGTLTPDQQYRLVGAPTQASVTLNGGPAPFECTNLRVGAAPSAGSDADETAAASASGIITCAIPAEVTAFPGLGATIEITNGSAADAVVVPITAVQGTVQKGNVWVVAADGTNEKRAVGLGLTDGQHVQITEGLAAGDTVLEFIPVPGGTGRPVDCDVDYDPAACGG from the coding sequence GTGGGGGTCACCCGCCGGATCATCTTCCCGACCATCCGCCTGATCCTGTGGGCGATCATCGCGGCCGCCCTGGTGAAGATCGCCTTCGCCGGTGCGGACGTGAGCACCGTCGACACCTCGCTCCAACCCACGGGCGCGGTCATGGAGCCGACCGTCGAGGTGGCCACCGGCACCGTGACCAACGCCGTGAGCGTGCAGGCGTCGGTCGTCGCCGACCCCGCGGTCGTCGTGCGGGCGACCCTGGCCGGCACGGTGTCCAAGCTGCTCGTCGGGAACGGCGCGGCCGTGGCCGCCGGCACCCCCATCCTGACCATCCGCCAGGAGACGCCGCAGGACCCGGTCGTGAAGACCGACCCCGAGACCGGTGAGGTGACGACGACCGAGCGCAAGCCCAAGGTGGTCGTCGAGACCGTCACGGCACCAATCGCCGGCACGCTCACCCTCCCCACCCTCAAGGATCAGGTGGTGGCCGTGGGCGACGAGATCGGCAAGGTCGCCCCGGGCACGCTGTCGGTCACCGGGACGCTGACGCCCGACCAGCAGTACCGACTCGTCGGCGCCCCGACCCAGGCCAGCGTCACCCTCAACGGCGGGCCCGCCCCGTTCGAGTGCACCAACCTGCGGGTCGGCGCGGCTCCGAGCGCCGGCTCCGACGCGGACGAGACCGCCGCGGCGAGTGCGTCCGGCATCATCACCTGCGCCATCCCGGCCGAGGTCACCGCGTTCCCGGGGCTGGGCGCGACGATCGAGATCACCAACGGCTCCGCCGCCGACGCCGTGGTCGTCCCGATCACGGCCGTGCAGGGCACCGTGCAGAAGGGCAACGTCTGGGTGGTCGCCGCGGACGGGACCAACGAGAAGCGCGCGGTGGGCCTCGGGCTCACGGACGGCCAGCACGTGCAGATCACCGAGGGCCTCGCGGCGGGTGACACCGTGCTGGAGTTCATCCCGGTGCCCGGCGGTACGGGAAGACCCGTGGACTGCGACGTCGACTACGACCCGGCTGCGTGCGGCGGATGA
- a CDS encoding ABC transporter ATP-binding protein: MSLLELTDVTRSVRLPDDRLLHILQGVTVAVDAGEHVAIVGRSGTGKSTLLNILGLLDAPTTGQYLLEGVPIGTLSNGARTKRRGRDFGFVFQQFNLLPGRTALENVAAPLLYASGRQFWSRTRLAAQMLERVGLGDRLDTMPEKLSGGEQQRVAIARALVRGPRVILADEPTGALDVETGGEVMDLLDEIASQTGAALVTITHDLAVAARAERQYRLAEGVLLPISLDTTSEWVGDVPLVADRSSHTERRLPDAEVRA; encoded by the coding sequence ATGAGCCTCCTCGAGCTGACCGACGTCACCCGCTCGGTCCGGCTGCCCGACGACCGCCTGCTGCACATCCTGCAGGGCGTGACCGTCGCGGTGGACGCCGGCGAGCACGTCGCCATCGTGGGCCGCTCCGGCACCGGGAAGTCGACGCTGCTCAACATCCTCGGCCTGCTCGACGCGCCGACGACCGGGCAGTACCTGCTGGAGGGTGTGCCCATCGGCACCCTCTCGAACGGCGCGCGCACCAAGCGGCGCGGCCGGGACTTCGGCTTCGTGTTCCAGCAGTTCAACCTGCTGCCGGGCCGCACCGCCCTGGAGAACGTGGCCGCTCCCCTGCTCTACGCCAGCGGCCGGCAGTTCTGGTCCCGCACCCGGCTCGCCGCGCAGATGCTGGAGCGCGTCGGGCTGGGCGACCGCTTGGACACGATGCCCGAGAAGCTGTCGGGCGGCGAGCAGCAGCGCGTGGCGATCGCCCGCGCGCTCGTGCGCGGTCCTCGGGTGATCCTCGCCGACGAGCCCACCGGGGCGCTCGACGTGGAGACCGGCGGCGAGGTCATGGACCTGCTCGACGAGATCGCGTCCCAGACCGGCGCCGCCCTGGTCACGATCACGCACGACCTGGCCGTCGCGGCCCGCGCGGAGCGGCAGTACCGCCTCGCCGAGGGGGTCCTCCTGCCGATCTCGCTGGACACCACGTCCGAGTGGGTGGGCGACGTGCCGCTCGTGGCCGACCGCTCGTCGCACACCGAACGCCGGTTGCCGGACGCGGAGGTCCGCGCGTGA
- a CDS encoding ABC transporter permease: MTGVVGAIVEAWGELRIHRLRVLLALIGVACAVAAITGVTALVSMLNQSFKEQTERQAGRSITLNVGAWPQTPDAVAPTGWDEEFERVLERYDITYASRDEWTQALFRFPDGTRTTEVRAVDADHGTINRVVPEQGRWFTDADDDALAPTLVVNQAFLEALGLADLSSHPTVQLGDRAPVTASVIGVVRNEWVDAEPSAFVLYEQLHRWIGPDGSGAQAGGSGDASAGMPAQVPSMRLWVPADQSQAIAASIERDLVAALPGWEVGVSDNNYGDQSLDGATKWVGIGVGGFALLLGGLGLVNIALVTVRYRIREIGIRRSFGATSGRVFFGVLLESVVATVVAGLVGVVLAVAIIKNVPIERMFGSGIQDMPPFPVSAALVGMAAAVGVGALAGLIPATFAVRVKVIDAIRY, from the coding sequence GTGACCGGGGTGGTCGGTGCGATCGTCGAGGCCTGGGGCGAGCTGCGCATCCACCGGCTGCGCGTCCTGCTGGCGCTCATCGGCGTGGCCTGCGCGGTCGCTGCCATCACGGGCGTCACGGCGCTCGTCTCCATGCTCAACCAGTCCTTCAAGGAGCAGACCGAGCGCCAGGCGGGCCGGAGCATCACGCTCAACGTCGGCGCCTGGCCCCAGACCCCGGACGCGGTCGCGCCGACGGGCTGGGACGAGGAGTTCGAGCGCGTGCTGGAGCGCTACGACATCACCTATGCCAGCCGCGACGAGTGGACCCAGGCGCTGTTCCGCTTCCCCGACGGCACCCGGACGACCGAGGTGCGGGCGGTCGATGCGGACCACGGCACCATCAACCGCGTGGTGCCCGAGCAGGGCCGCTGGTTCACCGACGCGGACGACGACGCCCTGGCACCGACACTCGTCGTCAACCAGGCGTTCCTCGAGGCGCTCGGACTGGCGGACCTGTCCTCGCACCCCACGGTCCAGCTGGGCGATCGCGCCCCGGTCACGGCGTCGGTGATCGGCGTCGTGCGCAACGAGTGGGTCGACGCGGAGCCGTCCGCCTTCGTGCTGTACGAGCAGCTCCACCGCTGGATCGGCCCCGACGGGTCGGGCGCGCAGGCCGGCGGGTCCGGCGACGCCTCGGCGGGGATGCCCGCCCAGGTCCCCTCGATGCGGCTGTGGGTTCCCGCCGACCAGTCGCAGGCGATCGCGGCGAGCATCGAGCGGGACCTGGTGGCCGCCCTCCCGGGCTGGGAGGTGGGCGTGTCCGACAACAACTACGGCGACCAGTCGCTCGACGGTGCCACGAAGTGGGTCGGGATCGGGGTCGGAGGGTTCGCGCTGCTGCTCGGCGGCCTCGGCCTGGTCAACATCGCGCTGGTGACCGTGCGGTACCGGATCCGTGAGATCGGCATCCGGCGGTCGTTCGGCGCCACGTCGGGACGGGTGTTCTTCGGGGTGCTGCTCGAGTCCGTGGTGGCCACGGTGGTCGCGGGGCTGGTGGGCGTGGTGCTGGCGGTCGCGATCATCAAGAACGTCCCGATCGAGCGGATGTTCGGCAGCGGGATCCAGGACATGCCGCCCTTCCCCGTCAGCGCGGCCCTGGTCGGGATGGCCGCCGCCGTGGGCGTGGGCGCCCTCGCCGGGCTGATCCCCGCGACGTTCGCCGTGCGGGTCAAGGTGATCGACGCCATCCGCTACTGA
- a CDS encoding ABC transporter ATP-binding protein translates to MTVLDLLDAPGSVEQPPVLELRGAGRQFPGDPPVHALHPADLAVGSGDYLSVVGPSGSGKSTLLNLLGLLDKPTEGEYLLDGIPTAGAGERERAALRAGHIGFVFQAFHLMPHRTVLENVLLATLYSGVPRSERRDRALAALDRVGLSHRTDFVPTLLSGGERQRAAVARAVVAQPRVLLADEPTGNLDSESSASVLELFDELHAGGLTLLVITHDDEVSARAQRRVRIADGYLREIA, encoded by the coding sequence GTGACGGTCCTGGACCTGCTCGACGCGCCGGGCAGCGTCGAGCAGCCGCCCGTCCTCGAGCTGCGCGGGGCGGGGCGGCAGTTCCCCGGCGACCCGCCCGTGCACGCGCTCCACCCGGCCGACCTGGCGGTGGGGTCGGGCGACTACCTCTCCGTCGTCGGTCCGTCCGGGTCCGGCAAGTCGACGCTGCTGAACCTGCTGGGCCTGCTGGACAAGCCGACCGAGGGCGAGTACCTGCTCGACGGGATCCCGACGGCAGGTGCCGGCGAGCGGGAGCGGGCCGCGCTGCGCGCCGGGCACATCGGGTTCGTGTTCCAGGCGTTCCACCTGATGCCGCACCGGACCGTGCTCGAGAACGTGCTCCTGGCCACCCTGTACAGCGGGGTGCCGCGATCGGAGCGCCGCGACCGCGCGCTCGCGGCGCTGGACCGGGTCGGGCTGAGCCACCGCACGGACTTCGTCCCCACGCTCCTGTCCGGCGGCGAGCGGCAGCGGGCGGCCGTCGCGCGCGCGGTCGTGGCCCAGCCGCGGGTCCTGCTCGCGGACGAGCCCACGGGGAACCTGGACTCGGAGAGCTCCGCCAGCGTGCTCGAGCTGTTCGACGAGCTGCACGCCGGCGGACTGACGCTGCTGGTCATCACGCACGACGACGAGGTCTCCGCACGTGCGCAGCGCCGGGTCCGGATCGCCGACGGGTACCTGCGGGAGATCGCGTGA